One window of Rhizobium leguminosarum genomic DNA carries:
- a CDS encoding DUF1127 domain-containing protein, whose product MNPIRIARSWLSYRRTLNELGGLSNQTLSDIGVSRYDIRNIASRSFR is encoded by the coding sequence ATGAACCCGATCCGCATTGCAAGAAGCTGGCTCAGCTACCGCCGTACTCTTAACGAACTCGGCGGCCTTTCGAACCAGACCCTGTCCGACATCGGCGTCAGCCGCTACGACATCCGCAATATCGCATCCCGCTCGTTCCGCTAA
- the yajC gene encoding preprotein translocase subunit YajC, with translation MFITPAFAQSATDTATGFGGSGFEMIILFVPLMVVWYFLLIRPQRAQAKKRDETLKAIRRGDQVVTGGGLVGKVTKVVDDKEVEVEIADGVRVRIVRSGISEVRVKGEPVKADAA, from the coding sequence ATGTTCATCACCCCGGCATTCGCCCAGAGTGCGACCGATACCGCAACCGGTTTCGGTGGCTCCGGTTTCGAAATGATCATCCTGTTCGTGCCGCTGATGGTCGTCTGGTACTTCCTGCTGATCAGGCCGCAGCGCGCGCAGGCAAAAAAGCGTGACGAAACCCTGAAGGCGATCCGTCGCGGCGACCAGGTCGTTACCGGTGGCGGTCTCGTCGGCAAGGTCACCAAGGTCGTCGACGACAAGGAAGTCGAAGTTGAGATTGCCGACGGTGTTCGAGTTCGGATCGTCCGCAGCGGCATCTCCGAAGTGCGGGTCAAGGGTGAACCCGTCAAGGCCGACGCAGCGTAA
- a CDS encoding Mth938-like domain-containing protein has translation MAKGIEIRAAHFPGRAPIDTYGNGGFRFADMSHRGSILCLPSGIHGWDMDMSKPLSPENFRRVLEEADDIEVLLVGTGTELRPLPEELKLALKARGISSDPMSTGAAVRTFNIMLAEQRAVAAALIAV, from the coding sequence ATGGCAAAAGGCATAGAAATCCGCGCCGCGCATTTCCCCGGGCGCGCGCCGATCGATACATACGGCAATGGCGGCTTCCGCTTTGCCGATATGTCGCATCGCGGCTCGATCCTTTGCCTTCCCTCCGGCATTCACGGCTGGGACATGGACATGTCGAAACCGCTGTCGCCTGAAAATTTTCGGCGTGTGCTTGAAGAGGCTGATGATATCGAGGTTCTGCTTGTCGGTACCGGCACCGAGCTTCGCCCTCTGCCCGAGGAATTGAAACTGGCGCTGAAAGCGCGTGGCATCTCCTCCGATCCGATGAGCACGGGTGCAGCGGTACGCACCTTCAATATCATGCTCGCCGAGCAGCGCGCCGTCGCTGCGGCCTTGATCGCGGTCTGA
- a CDS encoding GDYXXLXY domain-containing protein, translating into MSSFMARLQSGKGYLLSAIIVAGLQTLILGTIIQSRASILADGTEVLLKTAPVDPRDFLRGDYVVLNYDISSVPVQTVSGGIPTEPGERTLWVRLKKQEDGFWTVTESSFHGLPSLPETVILRSQPFYSGGLAAGDSIRVEYGIERYYVPEGEGKPIEEARSDGNVAIAVRVSPAGGAQIRSLLVDGKPVYDEPLY; encoded by the coding sequence ATGAGCTCGTTCATGGCAAGGCTGCAATCCGGCAAGGGCTATCTGCTTTCGGCGATCATCGTCGCCGGCCTGCAGACCCTTATCCTTGGCACGATCATCCAGAGCCGGGCGTCGATCCTCGCCGATGGCACCGAGGTGCTGCTGAAAACGGCGCCGGTCGATCCGCGCGATTTCCTGCGCGGCGACTATGTCGTCTTGAACTACGATATTTCCTCGGTGCCGGTGCAGACGGTTTCCGGCGGTATTCCGACCGAGCCCGGCGAGCGGACTTTATGGGTCCGATTGAAGAAGCAGGAGGATGGTTTCTGGACGGTGACCGAATCGTCCTTTCACGGACTGCCATCGCTACCGGAGACGGTGATCCTGCGCAGCCAGCCATTCTACAGTGGCGGACTGGCCGCAGGCGACAGCATCCGCGTCGAATACGGTATCGAGCGTTACTACGTTCCCGAAGGCGAGGGCAAGCCGATCGAGGAGGCTCGTAGCGACGGCAATGTCGCAATCGCGGTGCGCGTCTCGCCAGCGGGAGGCGCACAAATCCGCAGTCTTCTCGTTGACGGCAAGCCGGTTTACGACGAGCCGCTCTACTGA
- a CDS encoding DUF1127 domain-containing protein: protein MNFSRSFNNWRKYRQTVTELGRMTNRELHDLGIDRSDINRVAREASSR, encoded by the coding sequence ATGAACTTCTCTCGCTCTTTCAATAACTGGCGCAAGTATCGTCAGACGGTCACGGAACTTGGCCGCATGACCAACCGCGAATTGCACGATCTCGGCATCGACCGTTCGGACATCAATCGCGTTGCCCGTGAGGCTTCTTCCCGCTAA
- the trmFO gene encoding methylenetetrahydrofolate--tRNA-(uracil(54)-C(5))-methyltransferase (FADH(2)-oxidizing) TrmFO, translated as MNTISSYSPIHVVGGGLAGSEAAWQIASSGIPVILHEMRGVRGTDAHKTDGLAELVCSNSFRSDDATSNAVGVIHAEMRMAGSLIMATADRHQVPAGGALAVDRDGFSEAVTRAIHDHPLITVVREEITGLPPKAWDLAIVATGPLTAPSLASAIQAETGKDSLAFFDAIAPIMYRESIDMDICWYQSRYDKVGPGGTGKDYINCPMDEAQYNAFVDALISGDTVGFKEWEGTPYFDGCLPIEVMAERGRETLRHGPMKPMGLTNAHNPTVKAYAVVQLRQDNALGTLYNMVGFQTKLKYGAQAEIFRMIPGLENAEFARLGGLHRNTYINSPTLLDPSLTLKSRPGLRFAGQITGCEGYVESASVGLMAGRFAAAERKGEAISLPPATTALGSLLGHITGGHIVTDEEPGKRSFQPMNINFGLFPELQPGSIVKPEGVKRFRGKDKTIMKRQLIARRALADCAAWLG; from the coding sequence ATGAACACGATCTCCTCCTATTCCCCCATCCACGTCGTCGGCGGCGGGCTTGCCGGTTCGGAAGCCGCTTGGCAGATCGCCAGCTCCGGCATTCCCGTCATCCTGCATGAAATGCGCGGCGTGCGCGGCACGGATGCGCATAAGACCGACGGCCTTGCCGAACTCGTCTGCTCCAATTCCTTCCGCTCCGACGATGCGACCAGCAATGCCGTCGGTGTCATCCATGCCGAGATGCGCATGGCGGGCTCATTGATCATGGCCACTGCCGATCGGCACCAGGTGCCGGCCGGTGGTGCGCTCGCCGTCGATCGCGATGGCTTCTCCGAGGCGGTGACCAGGGCGATCCATGACCACCCGCTCATCACGGTCGTGCGGGAAGAGATCACCGGCCTGCCACCAAAGGCCTGGGATCTTGCCATCGTCGCCACCGGGCCGCTGACGGCGCCGTCGCTCGCAAGCGCTATCCAGGCGGAAACCGGCAAGGATTCGCTCGCCTTCTTCGACGCCATCGCGCCGATCATGTACCGCGAGAGCATCGACATGGATATCTGCTGGTATCAGTCGCGCTACGACAAGGTCGGCCCCGGCGGCACCGGCAAGGATTACATCAATTGCCCGATGGACGAGGCGCAGTACAATGCCTTCGTCGACGCGCTGATATCAGGCGACACGGTCGGTTTCAAAGAATGGGAAGGCACGCCTTATTTCGACGGCTGCCTGCCGATCGAGGTGATGGCCGAACGCGGCCGCGAGACGCTGCGCCACGGGCCAATGAAGCCGATGGGGCTGACGAACGCGCATAACCCGACGGTCAAGGCCTATGCCGTCGTGCAGCTGCGGCAGGACAATGCACTCGGCACGCTTTACAACATGGTCGGCTTCCAGACGAAGCTGAAATATGGCGCGCAGGCGGAAATTTTCCGGATGATCCCGGGTCTGGAGAATGCGGAATTTGCCCGTCTCGGCGGTCTGCACCGCAACACCTATATCAATTCGCCCACCCTGCTCGACCCGTCGCTGACGCTGAAATCGCGGCCCGGCCTGCGCTTTGCCGGCCAGATCACCGGCTGTGAGGGTTATGTGGAAAGCGCCAGCGTCGGGCTGATGGCCGGCCGTTTCGCCGCCGCCGAACGCAAGGGCGAGGCGATCTCACTGCCGCCGGCGACGACGGCGCTCGGCTCGCTGCTCGGTCATATCACCGGCGGCCATATCGTTACCGACGAGGAGCCGGGCAAACGCTCGTTCCAGCCGATGAACATCAATTTCGGGCTGTTTCCGGAGCTCCAACCGGGTTCGATCGTCAAGCCAGAAGGCGTCAAACGCTTCCGCGGCAAGGACAAGACGATCATGAAACGGCAGCTGATCGCGCGGCGCGCCCTTGCCGACTGCGCCGCCTGGCTCGGCTAG
- a CDS encoding DUF2157 domain-containing protein, producing MYRGRLERDLSLWVGKGLLGQETAGALLAEYDSRPASFSLGRVLMALAAVLLASAILLVVASNWEAIPRLVRVGVILALIWVVHIAAARMLARGATAAASGLLIIGAMSFGGAISLVGQMYHLSGDEQTVMYLWFAIATISAILFRSGAVAVVAGFLSWASFAVYLENHDTHWIGLDPWMAPVMAVIIIGLVRYTGAERARHLAYLLLIGWLAWLYTLYEEIAVALAFAIGGMAAFVLTALPLPRITSLVRSAGAAPAFYSFLVAAIGLLLLHFEIEDGWRLVVLGVATLAASVLAIALHGRNNGAVRYLAYTTFAAEMLYLAAVTVGSILGTSSLFLFSGLVVALVAWIVIRLERRFSANAQGERA from the coding sequence ATGTATCGCGGCAGATTGGAGCGGGATCTCTCGCTCTGGGTTGGCAAGGGCCTGCTGGGGCAGGAAACGGCAGGCGCGCTTCTCGCCGAATATGACAGCCGCCCGGCAAGCTTCAGTCTCGGGCGGGTGCTGATGGCGCTGGCGGCGGTGCTGCTTGCATCAGCCATCCTGCTGGTCGTCGCCTCCAACTGGGAGGCCATCCCGCGCCTCGTTCGCGTCGGCGTCATCCTTGCCCTGATCTGGGTGGTGCACATCGCCGCCGCTCGGATGCTTGCCCGCGGTGCGACAGCGGCGGCAAGCGGTTTGCTGATCATCGGCGCGATGAGTTTCGGCGGCGCCATCTCGCTGGTCGGGCAGATGTATCATCTCTCCGGCGACGAGCAGACGGTGATGTATCTTTGGTTCGCGATTGCGACGATCTCGGCGATCCTGTTCCGTTCGGGCGCAGTGGCCGTCGTCGCCGGTTTCCTCTCCTGGGCGTCTTTCGCCGTCTATCTCGAGAATCACGACACACATTGGATAGGTCTCGATCCGTGGATGGCGCCGGTTATGGCGGTGATCATTATCGGGCTGGTGCGGTATACCGGCGCCGAGCGGGCCCGCCATCTGGCCTATCTGCTTTTGATCGGTTGGCTTGCCTGGCTCTATACGCTCTATGAGGAGATCGCCGTGGCGCTCGCCTTCGCGATCGGCGGCATGGCGGCCTTCGTCCTGACGGCATTGCCGCTCCCGCGGATTACCTCCCTGGTCAGGAGCGCCGGTGCGGCCCCGGCCTTCTACAGCTTCCTTGTCGCCGCGATCGGCTTGCTGCTGCTGCATTTCGAAATCGAGGACGGCTGGCGGCTGGTGGTGCTCGGCGTCGCGACGCTTGCCGCTTCGGTGCTGGCGATTGCCCTGCATGGCAGGAACAACGGTGCGGTGCGGTATCTCGCCTACACCACGTTTGCCGCCGAGATGCTTTATCTCGCCGCCGTCACGGTCGGCTCGATCCTCGGCACGTCGAGCCTCTTCCTGTTCTCCGGTCTCGTGGTCGCGCTGGTTGCCTGGATCGTCATCCGCCTCGAGCGGCGTTTTTCGGCGAATGCACAGGGGGAGCGCGCATGA
- a CDS encoding phytoene/squalene synthase family protein, which translates to MADANSATNQEICLAMLRDSDRDRYLACLLSPEEKRGALAALYAFNAELARIRDLVHEPLPGEVRLQYWRDLLEGSAHGSTAANPVASALLTAIETYRLPRKTLIDMIEARTFDLYDDPMETRLSLEGYAGETASALIQLASLVLSPEEAARSANAAGHAGVAQAVAGLLLLMPLYRRRGQVYIPLQILSATGLDRGSFLAGEDKPRIAAAIEAFAGLGREHLVKARAAGPIAPAVFPAFLPATLAEPVLVNAQKRGALIFDRPLQSPQWRRQLRMGLAAARRKI; encoded by the coding sequence ATGGCTGATGCCAACAGTGCGACCAACCAGGAGATCTGCCTGGCGATGCTGCGTGACAGCGACCGCGACCGTTATCTTGCCTGTCTGCTGTCGCCGGAGGAAAAGCGCGGCGCGCTTGCAGCGCTTTACGCCTTCAATGCCGAGCTTGCCCGCATCCGTGATCTGGTGCACGAGCCGTTGCCCGGCGAGGTGCGGCTGCAATATTGGCGGGATCTGCTGGAAGGCAGCGCACACGGGTCGACGGCAGCCAATCCCGTCGCTTCAGCACTTCTGACCGCAATCGAAACCTATCGCCTGCCGCGCAAGACGTTGATCGACATGATCGAAGCCCGCACCTTCGATCTCTATGACGATCCGATGGAAACGCGTCTCTCGCTCGAAGGTTATGCCGGCGAGACGGCTTCAGCCCTGATTCAGCTTGCAAGCCTCGTGCTTTCGCCTGAGGAGGCCGCACGATCGGCGAATGCCGCCGGCCACGCCGGCGTCGCCCAGGCCGTCGCTGGCCTGTTGCTGCTGATGCCGCTGTATCGCCGCCGTGGTCAGGTCTATATTCCGCTGCAGATCCTATCGGCCACCGGGCTCGATCGCGGTTCTTTCCTTGCCGGCGAGGACAAGCCGCGCATCGCAGCCGCCATCGAGGCGTTCGCCGGCCTCGGTCGCGAACATCTGGTGAAGGCGAGGGCCGCAGGGCCGATTGCGCCGGCGGTCTTTCCGGCCTTTCTGCCGGCGACCCTTGCCGAACCGGTCCTCGTCAACGCGCAGAAACGCGGCGCTTTGATATTTGACCGGCCGCTGCAGTCGCCGCAATGGCGCCGGCAGTTGCGGATGGGGTTGGCCGCAGCGCGCCGCAAAATCTGA
- the secDF gene encoding protein translocase subunit SecDF has protein sequence MLHFSRWKTLLIWLAAFAAIVIAAPNLLSEAQRFSLPGWLRHDRVTLGLDLQGGSHIVLKVERSDIVKDRLEEAVANVRNALRGAGIRYTGLSGNDQTVTVRITDPAETQKAVDLLKPLMAAGRLGPQVALQQGEEGQLSLQISDAGITADVASARTRSLDIVARRIAGFGHANFLVRPDGADRIVVQVLGSVDAERLKNLLNQPAKLSFHLIDASMSGQEALNGRWPATSQVLYSLDDPPIPYLVDRTAFVSGSNMVDIEPVVDPQTQDTSITYRLDAEGTQRLAEVTGQNIGKHLAIVFDDQVMSSPVIDAAITGGEGTISANFSEDGVRDLAIMLRAGALPATLTSVEERSVSPRFGADSIFSGLVAGLVAVVLVAALMIALYRILGVIAVVSLFFNLIFIVAVLSLAGATLTLPGIAGIVLIVGMAVDSNVLIYERIREEEKTTHSFAEAVGRGFARAFATIVDANVTIFIAAIILFFLGSESIRGFAVTLAVGILTTVFTAFTLTRSIVAGWLKGRHPRHLPKSVLTDLFEHANIRFMGIRRYVFTASAVISLIAMAAFATAGLRLGIDFAGGSLIEVTAKQGNADLADLQSRLNDLNLGEVRVERTGGPSNARISIASQGGGENAEQSAATLVRGELQEDYDFRRVEVVGPAISGELTMMATLGVLAALAAILIYIWIRFEWQFAVGAIVATLHDVIIMLGLFVLTGIEFNLTSIAAVLTIVGYSLNDTVVVYDRMRENLKRYRKMPLPILIDASINQTLSRTILTAATTLLALLALYLFGGEVIRSFTFMMLFGVALGTFSSIYIAAPVLIVFRLRPEAPDEEESNKTDAGVKSGTVV, from the coding sequence ATGTTGCATTTTTCCCGCTGGAAAACACTTCTGATTTGGCTGGCCGCGTTTGCGGCCATCGTCATCGCTGCGCCCAATTTGCTGAGCGAGGCGCAGCGTTTCTCTCTGCCGGGCTGGCTGCGTCACGACCGTGTGACGCTCGGTCTCGATCTGCAGGGCGGCTCGCATATCGTTCTGAAGGTCGAGCGTTCCGATATCGTCAAGGACCGCCTGGAAGAGGCGGTCGCCAATGTGCGCAATGCGCTGCGTGGCGCCGGTATCCGCTATACCGGGCTGTCCGGCAATGACCAGACCGTTACTGTCCGCATCACCGATCCGGCTGAGACGCAGAAGGCGGTTGATCTCCTGAAGCCTTTGATGGCGGCCGGCCGTTTAGGGCCGCAGGTGGCGCTGCAGCAGGGCGAGGAGGGACAGCTCTCGCTGCAGATTTCCGACGCCGGCATCACCGCTGACGTCGCCTCCGCCCGGACTCGGTCGCTCGATATCGTTGCCCGCCGTATCGCGGGATTCGGCCATGCGAATTTCCTCGTTCGCCCCGATGGCGCCGACCGGATCGTCGTGCAGGTGCTGGGATCGGTCGATGCGGAACGGCTGAAAAACCTGCTCAACCAGCCGGCCAAGCTTTCCTTTCATCTGATCGATGCGAGCATGTCGGGGCAGGAGGCGCTGAACGGCCGTTGGCCGGCGACATCGCAAGTGCTCTATTCGCTTGATGACCCGCCGATCCCATATCTCGTCGACCGCACGGCTTTCGTCTCCGGCAGCAACATGGTCGATATTGAGCCTGTCGTCGATCCGCAGACGCAGGATACCTCGATAACCTACCGTCTCGATGCCGAAGGCACGCAGCGGCTGGCTGAGGTGACGGGGCAGAATATCGGCAAGCACCTTGCCATCGTTTTCGACGACCAGGTGATGTCGTCACCGGTTATCGATGCGGCGATCACCGGCGGCGAGGGCACGATTTCAGCGAACTTCTCCGAGGATGGCGTCCGAGACCTTGCGATCATGCTGCGCGCCGGCGCCCTGCCGGCGACGCTGACGAGCGTCGAGGAACGCAGCGTCAGCCCGAGATTCGGCGCTGATTCCATCTTCAGCGGTCTTGTTGCCGGCCTCGTCGCCGTCGTGCTGGTCGCAGCACTGATGATCGCGCTCTACCGCATTCTCGGCGTCATCGCCGTCGTATCGCTTTTCTTCAACCTGATCTTCATCGTCGCGGTGCTCAGCCTTGCCGGCGCGACGCTCACCTTGCCCGGGATTGCCGGCATCGTGCTCATCGTCGGCATGGCGGTCGATTCGAACGTTCTGATCTACGAGCGCATCCGTGAAGAGGAGAAAACCACCCATTCTTTTGCAGAGGCCGTGGGTCGCGGTTTCGCGCGCGCATTCGCAACGATCGTCGACGCAAATGTCACGATCTTCATCGCCGCCATCATCCTCTTCTTCCTCGGCAGCGAATCCATCCGCGGTTTCGCGGTGACGCTGGCGGTCGGCATCCTGACGACCGTCTTCACGGCCTTCACGCTGACGCGCTCGATCGTCGCCGGCTGGCTGAAAGGCCGCCATCCGCGGCATCTGCCGAAGAGCGTTCTGACCGATCTCTTCGAACACGCCAATATCCGTTTCATGGGGATCCGCCGTTATGTCTTTACGGCCTCAGCGGTCATCTCGCTGATTGCCATGGCCGCCTTTGCTACCGCTGGCCTGCGTCTCGGCATCGATTTTGCCGGTGGCTCGCTCATCGAGGTGACGGCGAAGCAGGGCAATGCCGACCTCGCCGATCTTCAATCCCGCCTCAACGATCTCAATCTAGGCGAGGTGCGTGTGGAGCGCACCGGCGGGCCGTCGAATGCGCGGATCAGCATCGCGTCCCAAGGCGGTGGCGAAAATGCCGAACAATCTGCGGCGACGCTGGTGCGCGGCGAGCTCCAGGAAGATTATGACTTTCGCCGCGTCGAGGTTGTCGGCCCCGCCATCTCCGGCGAATTGACGATGATGGCGACGCTCGGCGTGCTTGCAGCGCTTGCGGCGATCCTCATCTATATCTGGATTCGCTTCGAATGGCAGTTTGCGGTCGGCGCCATCGTCGCAACGCTGCACGACGTCATCATCATGCTCGGGCTCTTCGTCCTGACCGGCATAGAATTCAACCTGACCAGTATCGCAGCGGTGCTGACCATCGTCGGTTACTCCCTGAACGACACGGTCGTGGTCTACGACCGAATGCGCGAGAATTTAAAGCGGTACAGAAAAATGCCTCTGCCGATCCTGATCGATGCCTCGATCAACCAGACGCTATCTCGCACGATTCTGACCGCGGCGACGACGCTGCTCGCCTTGCTCGCGCTCTATCTCTTCGGGGGCGAGGTCATCCGCTCCTTCACCTTTATGATGCTCTTCGGCGTCGCTCTAGGCACCTTCTCTTCGATCTATATCGCTGCTCCGGTGTTGATCGTCTTTCGGCTGCGGCCGGAGGCACCCGATGAGGAAGAGAGCAACAAGACGGATGCTGGGGTAAAATCCGGCACGGTGGTTTGA
- a CDS encoding peptidoglycan DD-metalloendopeptidase family protein encodes MRFSISPKFGKSAGNLLVVGLLASAATGCSSDVTRFGGLFSSAGQDQITTSSIPRRGGAQGDPVPRADLGGSAVASQSGYGGGSGALNQPYPSSPSYDPVRTSSARMASAPVSVQRSELAAPMAVAPSRQREKEVALAQPFPSAPQAEKNRLVAPTAPKLTPDTLTTGTTPKVSGWSGTNAPSVTLRPGESVATLSRRFGVPEKEILRVNNLKTASAAMPGQAILIPTFNGGNAAKAASQAADLSKPGKMPEPVKAPEQNVAVVPGANSARDKTTASADAAGKLPAGAGKDPKAPAGSYVVKQGDSLAKIAKVTGSNIDDLKAANNLSANSLRIGQALKIPNGTADNIKTASIQPEKVDPKPAQTAPAQQTASVQPAPYKAPAATQTVDDVEKKSDVSSAAPESTGIGKYRWPVRGQVIASYGANVNGNRNDGIDISVPQGTPIKAAENGVVIYAGNGLKELGNTVLVRHDDGTVTVYGNADTLSVARGQKIQRGQTVAVSGMSGDVKQPQVHFEVRKDASPVNPMTFLE; translated from the coding sequence ATGCGTTTCAGTATTTCGCCGAAGTTCGGGAAGTCGGCCGGTAATCTTCTGGTTGTGGGTCTGTTGGCGAGTGCCGCAACAGGCTGCAGTTCCGATGTGACACGGTTTGGCGGCTTGTTTTCCTCCGCAGGGCAGGATCAGATCACCACCAGCTCCATTCCGCGCAGGGGTGGTGCTCAGGGCGATCCGGTGCCGCGCGCCGATCTCGGCGGCTCCGCCGTTGCCAGCCAGTCGGGCTACGGCGGCGGCAGCGGTGCGCTGAACCAACCTTATCCGTCGAGCCCGAGTTACGATCCGGTTCGCACGTCGAGCGCACGCATGGCTTCCGCACCGGTCTCGGTGCAGCGTTCGGAACTTGCTGCCCCGATGGCGGTTGCGCCTTCGCGCCAGCGGGAAAAGGAAGTCGCGCTCGCCCAGCCATTCCCGTCAGCGCCCCAGGCCGAGAAAAACCGATTGGTGGCCCCGACTGCGCCCAAGCTGACCCCCGATACTCTGACGACGGGCACGACGCCGAAGGTTTCCGGCTGGTCCGGGACCAATGCCCCTTCCGTAACGTTGCGTCCGGGTGAAAGCGTTGCCACGCTGTCCAGGCGCTTCGGTGTTCCGGAAAAGGAAATCTTGCGGGTCAACAACCTGAAGACGGCTTCCGCCGCCATGCCCGGCCAGGCGATCCTGATCCCGACCTTCAATGGCGGCAATGCCGCCAAGGCGGCGTCGCAGGCTGCCGATCTCTCCAAGCCCGGCAAGATGCCGGAGCCGGTCAAGGCGCCTGAGCAGAACGTTGCCGTCGTTCCCGGCGCCAACTCCGCCCGCGACAAGACCACGGCGAGCGCCGATGCTGCCGGCAAGCTTCCGGCCGGCGCCGGCAAGGACCCGAAAGCGCCTGCCGGCAGCTATGTCGTCAAGCAAGGCGATTCGCTGGCAAAGATCGCCAAGGTGACCGGCAGCAATATCGACGATCTCAAGGCCGCCAACAATCTTTCGGCCAACTCGCTGCGGATCGGCCAGGCCCTGAAGATCCCGAACGGCACCGCCGATAATATCAAGACGGCGTCGATCCAGCCCGAGAAGGTCGATCCGAAGCCGGCTCAGACGGCGCCCGCCCAGCAGACGGCCTCCGTTCAGCCAGCGCCCTACAAAGCGCCGGCCGCCACCCAGACGGTCGACGATGTCGAAAAGAAATCTGATGTGAGTTCCGCCGCACCGGAATCCACCGGCATCGGCAAGTATCGTTGGCCGGTCCGCGGTCAGGTCATTGCTTCCTATGGCGCCAACGTCAACGGCAACCGCAATGACGGCATCGACATCTCGGTACCGCAGGGAACGCCGATCAAGGCCGCCGAAAACGGCGTCGTCATTTATGCCGGCAACGGCCTGAAGGAACTCGGCAACACGGTTCTCGTCCGTCACGATGACGGCACCGTCACCGTCTACGGCAATGCCGATACTTTGAGCGTCGCTCGCGGCCAGAAGATCCAGCGTGGCCAGACCGTCGCCGTCTCCGGCATGAGCGGCGACGTCAAGCAGCCGCAGGTCCATTTCGAGGTGCGCAAGGATGCATCCCCGGTCAACCCAATGACTTTCCTGGAATAG
- a CDS encoding ATP-binding protein: protein MTEEINNALLAEVKRLADALQRLAGPAPAINDWDAADCFVWAPSRQHLQPVKRPNRVALKLIRGVDHVRDILHENTVRFAEGYAANNVLLWGARGMGKSSLVKAVHEDVSHESGVSLKLVEVHREDIASLPNLLDLLKDTPYRVIVFCDDLSFDHDDTAYKSLKAALDGGVEGRPDNVLFYATSNRRHLLPRHMMENEQSTAINPSETVEEKVSLSDRFGLWLGFHKCSQEDYLGMIDGYADHFKLGLERDKMHAEALEWATTRGARSGRVAWQYIQDLAGRMRVHIDRA, encoded by the coding sequence ATGACCGAGGAAATCAACAATGCCCTGCTTGCCGAAGTGAAACGGCTCGCCGATGCCCTCCAGCGTCTTGCCGGGCCGGCACCCGCCATCAACGACTGGGATGCTGCCGACTGTTTCGTCTGGGCGCCTTCGCGCCAGCATCTGCAGCCTGTGAAGAGGCCGAACCGGGTGGCGTTGAAGCTCATTCGCGGCGTCGATCATGTGCGCGACATTCTGCATGAGAATACGGTGCGTTTCGCCGAGGGTTATGCCGCCAACAATGTGCTGCTGTGGGGCGCACGCGGCATGGGGAAATCCTCGCTGGTCAAAGCCGTGCACGAGGATGTCAGCCACGAAAGCGGTGTTTCGCTGAAACTGGTCGAAGTCCATCGCGAGGATATCGCAAGCCTTCCCAATCTGCTCGACCTCTTGAAGGACACCCCCTACCGCGTGATCGTCTTCTGCGACGATCTGTCCTTCGATCATGACGACACCGCCTACAAGTCGCTGAAGGCAGCACTCGACGGCGGCGTCGAAGGACGGCCGGACAATGTGCTCTTCTATGCCACATCGAACCGGCGCCATCTCCTGCCGCGCCACATGATGGAAAACGAGCAGTCGACGGCGATCAATCCGTCGGAGACGGTGGAAGAGAAGGTTTCGCTGTCCGACCGCTTCGGCCTCTGGCTCGGCTTCCACAAATGCAGCCAGGAAGACTATCTCGGCATGATCGACGGCTATGCCGATCACTTCAAGCTCGGGCTCGAACGCGACAAGATGCATGCCGAAGCGCTGGAATGGGCAACGACGCGCGGCGCCCGCTCCGGCCGTGTCGCCTGGCAGTATATCCAGGATCTGGCCGGACGCATGCGCGTTCACATAGACCGGGCCTAA